CTTTATGATTCATAAATATTTTCTTGTTTATTGTTTTAAACCTTAAAAAACTTATATGTCATATATATTTTATTTTTTGTTTACAGATTTAAAATTTTACACATAAAATTAAATAAAACTTTAAAATATTTTAAACTAGATTTAGACAAAAATAATATATAAAAGAAACTTAACAAAAAAGTTTTTTTTTTTAAATTACATGAAGACATAACTATACACAAAATTAAATATTACAACAACACTAACAGTCAGGTAAGTTTGATCCGGAACCTTCAAAATTTTCAAATATTGTCTATTTTTTTTTTGTGTAACTGAAGAGGGTTGTTGTTGTTGTTTTTGATGTCTTTTTCGTACAATTCTTTATTGTTCATATCGAATATATTCACGAGTATTAATATCATCAAAAAAATTAGTCTTTTAGCAATATTTTATGTTTCTCTTTTACTTTCTTGTTCCGATATTATGTACTACAAGTATCAATATCATCCGATTTCAACAACTTTTAGCTCGTAATCTACAAAGTAAAAATGAGGAGAGCCATTTTTACTTCGAAATGCACTAATAGATCATATATGCATTACGAAAATTATTTTATAGAGAAAAATATGGTATTTGTTTGAAGTTTAATATTAATTAAGTTATTTTTATTTAAATTTTGATAGAATATTTTATTAATTAATATTGTTGTAATATGTTTATATATGTATTAGTTATTTACAAAAGTTTTATGAATTCAAATTAGTTATGACAAATATAAGGTCCATATTATAAAATACAAATAGTTTTAAAGTTGAGTTTGAAGTTTTGCTTTTGGAGAAAAACAGCTTTAAACTTCAGATATAAAGTTTTGGAAACTTCAAAATAGAGTTTCTTTTTCGAGATGCTCTAAGCACACAAAAATCAATAACATCTCATAATAGAGCATTCGAAGAAAGGATAATTAGTCAAGTGGAATATCCCTTATATATTATTTGAGAAGCATTACAACTTCTTTTTGTAGCCACATGTCATCACTAGGATGATTCTTAGAATCATTAGAGAAATATGTTGGTCCATCTAATTATATAATAATTTTTTTATTAAACTAACAATAAATTCATCATTAATGTACTTTATTATTTGTTTAAATAAAATTTACGGAATTGCCTAATGTGGCAAAAGCATATATGGCAATTAATGATTTTGAATAATAAAGATTTGATAAAATTAGTGTATCTTCTATCATATTTGTTTAATTTTAAGCTATTAAATAAATTAAACAACCACAATAACCATATAATAAAAAATTAGATTTTTTATGTATATGTTATATTTTGAATTTTTACAAATGGCTATAAATTACTAAAACTGTTAAGAGTCTCACATTCAAATTTTATGATCCATGGTTTAAAAATTTTAGTATGACAAAATACAAATGATTACAAAAATTATATAAGTAAAAAGTCTAATTTAATTAATTATTAAGATTAATATATATATCGTTTTAAATTAAACTATAAACCATATAAAATACAATATTTTAGTTTCAAAATTTACTTTGAACAATTTTTTTGATAATAGTTTTGAACGATCATTGACAATCATTTAAATTTAATTACATATCCTATCAAATATAAAAAAAATATTTTTTGGATTAATAAAATTAATTTATATGTTCGCACCAATTTAATTATATATTTAATAGTTACTGAACTTTAATTATTTAATATATATTAATTATTTCATAATATGTAAAAATATTTAATACATAAAATTTTTATATATAATGTTGATCCCGAAAGGCGCGGATGTTAACTTAGTTATTATTAAAAGGTGAAAATAAGGAATACAATCGGGACTAGAGTGGGGTTAATCTCAGTTTTAATACTCTGAACATCGTTAATTACATCGAGAGTAATCATAATTACAGAGTAATATATAACCCGACCATTAATTCTTTATTTTCGATTATTCCAGGTTTGCCCTCCTATTAACGATTCTCATGTTCAGTGATCAGAGGCGGAGTACCAATGAAGAGACGGTGGTTGCTCATCGGAGAAGAAACAACACGCTTCTTCACCGCTCAGAAAGTCGTTATGATCCTCCATCTGCTCTGTTTTCACGAACTGAAATAAATTTCCGCCGGTAACCGTCGGCGTCGTCAATCTTCCGTTCTCGGAGCTGGTTTCGGCGCTCGAATCGCAGCTGTCGGAGGATCCACCGTCGACGGCGGTGGAGTTCGGTAGAAGGTCACAGAGATTGGTGAAGCTTCGCCGGTAGTCAAAGCCGGTGGAATGTTCAATAAACTCAGGAGGAGACGAAGGAACATTCTCTTCTTTCACGGCGGAGATATCACTCTCCGCCGTAACCTTGTTGTTATCTTCTTCTCCGTTGATCTTAGCTTTGAGTTCACTAATCTTTAAAACAAGCGAGTCGTTATCGCGGCGGAGCGAGTCGAAGTTGTGGCGGAGAGAGTCGTACTGGCTCTTAAGAAGGCCGTAATCTTTTTCGAGCTGTTTTGTCTTCCACCGTGCACGGCGGTTCTGAAACCAAACCGCTACTTGACGAGGTTCAAGTCCAAGCTCTTGTGCTAGTTTTGTTTTCCTCTCAGGTTCGAGTTTGTTCTCGAGCTCGAAGTTCTTCTCGAGAGCTTTGACTTGGTCAACACGTAACCTCCTCTTCTTCTCCGATTGACCCATGTGGTGGTTGCCGGAGTATTCCTCCATCATTGTACTGTCGTCTTCGTAACCATCAAGCATAGACTGGAAATTATGTCCGTACCCTCGAAAACTCTGCTCATCTGTTGTCAGTAACCAATGAGTTTGTAAGAAAAAAAAATGAAGCAAAGATCTAAACAGTAGAGATTATGAGAATTTGATATTGAATGAGTTTGTCTGAAAAAGACAGAACGAAATGAGTTTGTCTGAAAAAGAAGACGGCAAGCACCTGTGGAATTGGAGATCAGACCATACATTGAATCTGAGCTGCTAAGTCTCTTCATGACACCAAAAAAAGTTTAAATTCTTCTTGAGTTTTAGTTTTATGCTTCTAACTTTTCATTACAACAATGTTCTAAACAAACAAAAGAGAATACTTTAGAGGAACAAAATTTAGAAATGGATTAAGACATCCCGAGAAGGAGAAGCTCTTAATTGGGCTATTTAGAAGAAAATGGTGTAGGGGAAGAGAGAGAGCGCAAGGGTTCTTTGTTTATTCAATATGAACAAGTTGGATTCACACTTTCTTTTCTTTAAATAAACAAAGCTTGAGTTAACCTAAAGAGTTACAATGTAACTAGGGTTAATATGTGGGTTGTCTGTTATCTCATTGGCAAAAGCAAAGGGTTGGGCAAAAGGCTGTGGGTAAGGGAACAAAGACCTGACAATTTGGTTTTGGTTCTTTGAATTTATCCAACACTATGGGCTCAAGGCCACCTTCAAAAAGACAAGTGAATTAATACAGACGTTAAACATCATCATGAATCAACTTTCACTTTTCTAATATTCTTAGTTAAAAAACAACGCAAAATATTAGGTCACTTAACTTCTAATATTTTTAGTTGTTGAATCAACTGTTATAACATAACTACAAAGTCTACAACTGAGGTTGAGATCAAATTATTTGCGACCCACATTCTCTTGTCCAAATGGGAGAGAGTGAAAATAACTTTGATGTAAAGAGATGACAGGCCTCCACATTTATGATCCAGTCCGAGACAGTGGACCACAAAATTGTAGTTGCTTTTAAAAGCCTGCTCCTTTTATTATAGATTGTTATTGAATTCTGAAATCAATTTCTCGTCTTGTTCTCAGGTTGAAAATAGGTCTAGTTTGACGTTTCCGTACACGTTACAGCGTAACAACTTGTAACTTAAAATATATACACACTAAAGCAACTACAAGATCGGCTTAAAACATGATAGTAATATAAAATGAACTTGGATCATGATGCCTCAACACACGCACTTTGAAGATAACTCAAACACATTTAAGATATTTGAATGAAAGATATTTTGAAATTATGTCATATATACGCCTCTTTGGATTTTATAACTTGAAGTATCGAGATTCTGCAATCCCCTTTTGTAACCCATAAATATCTAAGACCTTTTTAGCCCAAAATTTTGATGAATGTATTAGCGCTAGCGCATTACAGCTGAGTGGGTTGAAGTTATACCTGAAAATATAGTTTTAAGCAATTAAATGAAACATTTATATCAAACAATTTTTTAAAAAAAAAATCATCAACTTGTTACTCAATATAGGATACTAGTAGTATTTACAATTAATCATTTAACCTCAAGGATAAGTCAGTTAATAGCTTCTGTGTCTCTTCTGTTGTCACGATCATTAGGATCATTGAGCTATACAAACCATTTATCAGCTTGTGTGTGTTCTGTGGGCTTGTTTGTTAGTTTCTTGTCTGAAATCAAGGAAAAGGCAATTGTACGACGATACATTCTGACCTCAAATCATTGATTAGTTTGACCCTAACGAAGAGACTAACTATTCGTGTATATGCATTGAACATGTGGATAGACATGAGCATCTAAACGAAGCACAATCTAGTGGATTAGACTATTTCATTAAACAAGTGGAGTAAATAAAAAATGCAATATTAACGAACTTATCTTATAGCCCAAGTTGACAAAATGTTGCCAGTTTAAAACTTTAAGCTAATCAAAAGGTCAAAAATAATTATAATAGTTAACCTTTTGAAGATTAATAAAGACAACTTTTACTTGTTTCTGCTCTACTCTCCAAGTATATATAAATAAATTGCGGTCTTCGTATTTGATATCTATAGCATAAACCTTCATACTAACAAAAAACTTATTACATTTGCAATCAGCAGTTAATTCCATCCAACGGTTCCGTTTCGAATGAACGATGGCGCGAGTCCAAGGTTTCATTTCTCACCGTTGGATCATCTTTCAGTTAATCATAGTCCTCCACGTGGCTAATGCACAATCGCTCCCGCCACCGAGTCAGGACGAGTTGCAACCGGGTCACGCACCGTCTAAGACCACAGTCTTCGCCGTTCTCGTCACCGCGTTTTTCTTCTTCGGGTTACTATCCGTCTACATCCGCCACTGCACGAGAGCTATGCCCGGACACTCCAACACAAACTCCCGCCGCCGTGCTTTCGACGGATGTTCACGGCGAGGCGGACTTGAAGACGCCGTGGTTGAGAGCTTCCCCGTCTTCGCTTACTCCTCCGTTAAGGAGTCGAAGATCGGAGCCGGTGATCTCGAATGCGCGATTTGCCTTAACGAACTGGAGGATCGCGAGACGGTTCGGTTGCTTCCGGTTTGTAACCATCTCTTCCACGTTGATTGTATCGACGCTTGGCTTTACTCCCACGCGACTTGTCCGGTTTGCAGATTCAATCTAACTGCTAAACCGGTTAAAACCGGAGCGGAAGATCGAGCTCCGGTTAGCGATCACGTCGTGATTGATATTAGGGGAGATTCGGAGGCCGATGAGGAAGAAGAGAAAAGCCGCCACCGGCGGCCGAGTTCTGAGATCGTCGGTAAGTTTCCGCGGTCGAATTCCACCGGTCACTCGATGGGGCGACTCAGTGATGGCACCGAGAGGTTTACTCTGCGGTTGCCGGAGGACGTGAGGAGGCGGATAATGGCGGCGAAAGGACGTAGGCTGAAACGAACGAGAAGCTTTGATGCTGATTTGATGGATAGCGGGTACGTAGTCGGGTCGGGTGGAAAATCGGATCGGGTTAGCTGGGCGGATAGATGGGGTTTGTTTGTTTCAAAGTCAAACTCGGGTTCCGTTAGATCACC
The DNA window shown above is from Brassica oleracea var. oleracea cultivar TO1000 chromosome C3, BOL, whole genome shotgun sequence and carries:
- the LOC106332972 gene encoding RING-H2 finger protein ATL32 — protein: MARVQGFISHRWIIFQLIIVLHVANAQSLPPPSQDELQPGHAPSKTTVFAVLVTAFFFFGLLSVYIRHCTRAMPGHSNTNSRRRAFDGCSRRGGLEDAVVESFPVFAYSSVKESKIGAGDLECAICLNELEDRETVRLLPVCNHLFHVDCIDAWLYSHATCPVCRFNLTAKPVKTGAEDRAPVSDHVVIDIRGDSEADEEEEKSRHRRPSSEIVGKFPRSNSTGHSMGRLSDGTERFTLRLPEDVRRRIMAAKGRRLKRTRSFDADLMDSGYVVGSGGKSDRVSWADRWGLFVSKSNSGSVRSPNGDSLT
- the LOC106329108 gene encoding homeobox-leucine zipper protein ATHB-16-like, which gives rise to MKRLSSSDSMYGLISNSTDEQSFRGYGHNFQSMLDGYEDDSTMMEEYSGNHHMGQSEKKRRLRVDQVKALEKNFELENKLEPERKTKLAQELGLEPRQVAVWFQNRRARWKTKQLEKDYGLLKSQYDSLRHNFDSLRRDNDSLVLKISELKAKINGEEDNNKVTAESDISAVKEENVPSSPPEFIEHSTGFDYRRSFTNLCDLLPNSTAVDGGSSDSCDSSAETSSENGRLTTPTVTGGNLFQFVKTEQMEDHNDFLSGEEACCFFSDEQPPSLHWYSASDH